CCATGAAGAACACCCAGCAGCCGTCGGGCATGCCGATCGGCCGGTATGTCCCCTTCCACGACCAGATCACCGTCGATGTGCCAGATCGCACCTGGCCCTCGAAGCGGATCGAGACCGCACCCCGGTGGTGCGCTGTCGACCTCCGGGACGGCAACCAGGCGCTGATCGACCCCATGAGTCCCGAGCGCAAGCGTCGCATGTTCGACCTGCTCGTCCGCATGGGCTACAAGGAGATCGAGGTCGGGTTCCCCGCCGCCAGCCAGACCGACTTCGACTTCGTCCGCGACCTGATCGCCGACGACGCCATCCCGGACGACGTGACGATCCAGGTCCTGACGCAGTGCCGCGACGAGTTGATCGAGCGGACCTTCGACGCCATCGAGGGTGCCGACCGCGCGATCGTGCACTTCTACAACTCCACCTCGACGCTCCAGCGTCGTGTGGTGTTCGGCACCGACATGGACGGCATCACCGACATCGCCCTGAACGGTGCGCGGCTCGTGAAGAAGCTGGCCGAGCGGAGCGACGCCGACATCTCCTTCGAGTACAGCCCCGAGTCCTACACCGGCACCGAACTCGAGTTCGCCGCCCGGATCTCCAACGCTGTGCTGGCGGTCATGGAGCCCTCGCAGGATCACAAGATGATCATCAACCTGCCGGCAACCGTGGAGATGGCGACGCCGAACGTCTACGCCGACTCGATCGAGTGGATGAACGCCAACCTGGCCCAGCGGGACTCCGTCATCCTGAGCCTGCACCCGCACAACGATCGCGGGACAGCCGTCGCCGCGGCGGAGCTCGGCTACCTGGCCGGCGCAGACCGGATCGAGGGGTGCCTGTTCGGCAACGGGGAGCGCACCGGCAACGTGTGCCTGGTCACCCTCGGCCTCAACCTCTTCAGCCAGGGGATCGACCCTCAGATCGACTTCAGCGACATCGACGAGATCCGCCGGACCGTCGAGTACTGCAATCAACTGGGCGTGCACGAACGCCACCCCTACGGCGGCGACCTGGTCTACACCGCGTTCAGCGGCAGTCACCAGGACGCCATCAAGAAGGGGTTCGAGCACATGGACATCGACGCCGCGGCGGACGGTGTGTCCGTGGCCGATGCCACGTGGGCGGTGCCGTACCTGCCGATCGATCCGAAGGACGTCGGCCGGACCTACGAAGCGGTCATCCGGGTCAACAGCCAGTCCGGCAAGGGCGGCGTCGCCTACGTGATGCGCAACGAGTACTCCTTCGACCTGCCCCGCCGCCTGCAGATCGAGTTCAGCGGCGTCATCCAGGCTCACACCGACGCCCACGGGGGTGAGGTGACGCCCGCGACCATGATGCAGATCTTCACCGACGAGTACCTGCCCACCGACCCGGGTGAGGAGGGGTCATGGGGCCGCTATCGCGTCAACGGCTACACCCAGGAGAGCTCCAGTGATGCGGGCGACAAACTGGCGGTCCACCTGTTCGAGGACGGCGAGAAGATCCTGGTCGAGGGCGAGGGCAACGGGCCCATCAACGCCTTCGTCACCGCCCTCCAGGGCCGGGGCGTCGACCTGCGTGTCCTGGACTACACCGAACACGCGCTCAGCGCCGGTGGTGACGCCAGCGCGGCCGCCTACGTCGAGTGCCAGTTCGGCGACGACATCATGTGGGGCGTCGGCGTCGACCCCAACATCGTCCGTGCTTCGCTGAAGGCCATCATCAGCGCGGTCAACCGGTCGCAACGGCGCTCGTCGGACTGACGGCCGGCGCCTGTCCGCCGGATCGAGCTGCCGGGCTTACCCCTCGCCGTCCTCATCCATGGACTCTCCGTCCATCGACCCTTCCTCCATGTCCATCTCGCCCTCCATGTCCATCTCCATGGGCTGCGGGTCCTCCTCGGTGCGGTCACGGACGGTTGAGGTCAGTTCGACGGCACCCGCGTTCTCGAACTCCAAGCTGATCGTGACCTCATCACCTGCGGCGAGGTCGTTCTCCGCACCGATCAGCATGACGTGGAGGCCGCCCGGTTCCAACGTGACGGTCTCGCCGGCCGGGATCGGGATGCCGTCCTCCTGCTCGACCATGGATGCTGACCCGTCCGCGACGACGGTGTCGTGCAACTGCACGTCCTCGAACCCGTCCGCGTCGGCCGAGAGCAGGACGTCGTCGTCCTCGGAGTTGTTGGTGATGTCGAAGTAGGCGGCCGTGGTGTCGATGGCGGGGGTGAAGCTGAACGCCTCACCGAGTGCGACGTCGCCGTCGGCGTCTCCTCCACAGGCGCTGACGAGGAGGGCCAGGCTGAGGAGGACGGCGGCGGTCATGCGGGTTCTCATGCGGGGGGTCCTTCGGTTGCGATCTGCGTCAGATCCTCGGCGATCAGGCTGCCGGGGACACTGGTCGGGTAGGCCAGCCGTGACTCATCACCGGTGAAGGCGATGATGTTGACGGGGTGGCTCGGTGGGTAGCCGCTGGAGTCGGCGATGGCGCTGGGGATCAGGCCGATGTCCGCCATGATCCGGTTGACCTCCTCCGCCGAGCCGATCAATCCGGTGAAGGACGGATCGAAGCTGTCCAGGTACTGCCGCAGCAGTGGTTCATCATTGGAGGGGTCGACGCTGACGAAGACCACCTCGACCTCATCGGCCACGTCTGCGGGGGCCGACCGCAGGGCCGTGGCGATCGACGCCATGTGCAGCGGGCAGATGTCCGGGCAGGTGGTGTAGCCGAAGTACAAGAAGGTGACGTCGGCGTCCGCGGTGTCGGCGCGGAAGTCGAACGCGTCGCCGTCGGTGTCGGTCAACGTGAAGTCGGGCTTGGGAACGGGCTCGGGCAGCACCGCACCCTGCCACCCGCTGGCGTCGGGGTCGGGGATCAGGTTCTGCTGCAACTGCCGGCCGGCGATCTGGCTGGCGGCCGTCGAGTTCGTCTCGTGGCCGCTGTGATCGGCCAGGGTCTCCTCGTCCACGGTTGCCGTGAGCGCTTCGGTGACCGGTGTGGCGGGAGGAGTCGAGTCGCCAGCTGCGTCATCGCCCGAGTCGCTGCCGCAGGCCGCTGTCAGGGCCAGCACGAGCGCAGCGAGCAGGGTCAAGCCACGAGACGTCGGTTTCATGCCCCAAGTGTCGCCGGACACGGCGCCAGAGTTCACATCGCACACAACTTCTTGCCCGGCCCCCTCCACCTCACCCATCTCACGGGCGCACGGTTACGGTGGTCGCCATGTTCGCCCAGATACCCGTGCCACCGATCCAGGGCTTCGATCTCGGATTCACCGAGGTTCGCATCTACGGCGTCCTGATCGCCGTTGCGGTGCTGGTGGCGGCGACGTGGACCCGCAAGCGGTACGAGTCATACGGCGGCAGTGGCGAACTGGCCGACCGCGTGACCGTCTGGGCTGTGGTCATCGCCTTCATCGGCTCACGGTCGGCGTACGTCAGCGCTCGGATCGGCCGGTTCATCGACGACCCGCTGGCCGTGTTCCAGATCTGGGAGGGCGGGCTGGCGCTCTACGGCGGGCTGACGTTCGGCCTCATCGCCCTCTACGTGCTGCTGCGACGCTGGGGTGGCAACTTCCCGGCGTTCATGGACGGGTTGGCACCGGCTCTTCCCCTGGCCCAGGCCATCGGTCGGTGGGGCAACTACTTCAACCAGGAGCTCTACGGAACGCCGACGGACCTGCCGTGGGGCGTCGTCATCGAGGACCCCATCCGTGGCGAGGCGCCGCTGACCACGTTCCACCCGACGTTCCTGTACGAATCGATCGCAAACCTGATCCTGATGGCGGTCATCCTGCGGGTGGAGAAGACCGGCAGGCTGAAGCGCGGCTCCCTGATCATGGTCTACGCGATCGGGTACGGCGTGATCCGCTTCGCCCTGGAATTGATTCGGACCGACACCGAGTTCCGGCTGCTGGGCCTGTCGCGCAACGGCTTGTTCTCCCTGGTCTTCATCGCCGGCGGCGTCCTGATGCTGCGCTGGTGGAACAGCAAGGGTCAGGTCTCCGACGTCGGTCTGCGTCGCCGCAAGCCCACCGCGAAGGCGGCAGCCGACGAGGGCGCCGAGCCGTCCGAGGCCTCAGCTGTCCTGGTCTCCGTCACCGAGGGGTCCGCTGTTCCGGACACGGAGCACGAGGACAGCGGCGACGCCGAGCAGAGCGAGCCCACCGAGGACGATTCCGACGAGCGGTGAGCCCTCGTCGCTGGCCGTGAGGTCGGTGGCGAGTTCGGTCGGTTGGGCTGACGCGTCGTCCCTCGGGGTCGGTTCGGGCTCGTCGCCAGCGGTCGTCTCGGGTTGCGGCGTCGGTTCCGGTGGGGACACCGCGTCCGCCGGCTCTTCGGTGACCGGTTCCGTCGCCTCCTGTGCCGGCTCCACAACCGGGCCGTCGGTCGGCGGCAGTGGCGTCAGCACCTCCTCCGGTGGTGCCAAGGTGAAGGTGAGGGTGCCTGAGATCAGGTGGTCGTCCTCGGCCACGACCGCCCACTCCACCGTGTGATCGCCGGGAAGGACGGCCTGATTGAGTGGCACCGTGACGCGGGTCAGGTCCTCGGAGATCACCGGGTCGGCGGCCACCAGGTCATCACCCGCGGGATCGGTCACGCTCACCTGGGCGGCCTCGGCGTCGGCCACGGCGGTTGTGAAGGTCAAGACCAGTTCTGACGGTGGATCGGCAACGGCAGCACCATCCTCCGGCACCGATGACTCGAGTTCGGTGTGCGCCCCGGCCGGCGTCGGCAGGACGACGAGCACAGCCAGCGACAGGGACAGGGTCAGCCAGGCGAGCAGGCGGCGGGCTGGGTGCGTCATGGCCCCACAGTACGGGGGTGGGACCCGGGTCGAGGCGTGCGACCGGTCAGTGTCCGCGAGCAACCCACTCGTCGTAGGCCGGCCGCTCCGCGCCGATGGTCGTCTCGTCCCCGTGCCCGGTCAGCACCCGCGTGTCGTCCGGCAGTTCGAAGAGCTTCTCGCGGATCGATTCGAGGATCGTGTCGAAGTCGGAGAAGGAGCGGCCCGTCGCCCCCGGACCACCGTTGAACAGCGTGTCCCCGCTGAACAGCACCCCCTGCGTGTCGAGGTAGAGGCACACCGCTCCCGGGGCGTGGCCGGGGGTGTGGATCACCCGAAGGTGGCCATCGCCGACCCGGATGGTCTGTCCGTCGGACAGCTCGGCGTTGGCCTCGCGCCACGGATGGGTGAGCTCCCACACGACCCGGTCGTCCGGGTGGAGCATGATCGTGGCCCCGGTCTGATCCGCGAGTTGCGGAGCGACCTTCACGTGATCGTCGTGGGCATGGGTGCACACCACCGCCGTGAGCGTGCGGTCTCCGACCAGCTCGAGGATCGCCTCGACGTCGTGTGGGGCGTCGATGACCACACACTCGTCGTCGTCCCCGACGACCCAGACGTTGTTGTCGACGTCGAAGGTCTCGCCGTCCAGGTTGAAGTATCCGGACGTGATCGTGTGATCGATGCGGAGGTCGCCGGCCATCCCTACAGGACCACCACGGAGCGCAGGACGTCACCGTCGTGCATCTTGGCGAACGCGCCCTCCACGCCGTCGATGCCGATCCGCTCGGAGACGAACTTCTCGAGGGGGAACCGGCCCTGCAGGTACAGGTCGACCAGCATCGGGAAGTCCCGCTCGGGCAGGCAGTCGCCGTACCAGGAACTCTTGAGCGCCCCACCATGGCTGAAGAAGTCGATCAGTGGCATCTCGAGGGTCATGTCCGGGGTGGGGACGCCCACCAGCACCACGGTTCCGGCCAGGTCCCGAGCCTTGAACGCCTGCTCGTAGGTGGCCGGGTTGCCGACCGCCTCGACCACCACGTCCGCGCCGAACCCACCGGTCAACGCCTTGATCGCCTCGACGGTGTCGGCCTGGGAGGCATCGACGGTGTGGGTCGCGCCCATCTCCGTGGCCCACTCGAGCTTCCGCGAGTCGGTGTCCACTGCGATGATGGGTGAGGCGCCGACCAGCGCCGCTCCCGCGATGGCCCCGTCGCCGACCCCGCCGCAGCCGATGACCGCGATGGACTGGCCGCGGGTGATGCCGCCGGTGTTGACTGCGGCACCGAACCCGGCCATCACCCCACAGCCCAGCAGCCCGGCCGCGGCGGGGTCGGCCGCCGGGTCGACCTTGGTGCACTGCCCGGCCGCGACCAGCGTCTTCTCCGCGAAGGCGCCGATGCCCAATGCCGGTGACAGTTCCGTTCCGTCCTCCAGCGTCATCGGCTGCTCGGCGTTGTGGGTGTCGAAGCAGAGGTAGGTGTCGCCCCGCTTGCAGGCGCGGCACTGCTGGCAGACCGCGCGCCAGTTGAGGACGACGAAGTCGCCGGCGGCCACGTCGGTCACCCCCTCGCCAACCGCCTCGACGACGCCCGCCGCTTCGTGTCCCAGCAGGAACGGGAACTCGTCGTTGATGCCCCCCTCACGGTAGTGCAGGTCGGTGTGGCAGACGCCGCAGGCCTGGACCTGGACCAGTGCCTCACCGGCCCCAGGGTCCGGGACCAGGATCGTCTCCAGCGTGACGGGTTCACCAGCCGATCGGGCGATGACTCCTTGGACGGTGTGCACGTGTGGCTCCTGACTCTTGGGTGCGGTGGTGCCCTTGCGGAGCGTAGACGACGGCCGCCCGCGGCCGGGTACCGTCGAGACCGATGCCTCAGCTCGACCTGACCAGCCGCCCGCGTCGCAACCGCCACAGCGAGGCCATGCGACGCCTGGTCCGCGAGACGACGCTGACGCCGGACGACTTCCTCATGCCCGTCTTCGTGCACGAAGATGCGGAGGACACACCACTTCAGTCCATGCCTGGTGTCACCCGCTGGAGCGTTCCCGGTCTGGTGGCCGAGGCCGGACGAGTCGCCGAGTTGGGCATCCGCGGTGTGGTGCTGTTCCCCAAGATCGAGGACTCGCTGAAGACCGCCGACGGCGTGGAGTGCGCCAACCCGGACGGGCTGGTTCCGCGGGCCATCGCGGCGATCAAGGACGCGCACCCGGAGTTGCTGGTGGTGACCGATGTTGCGCTCGATCCCTACTCGAGCGACGGGCAGGACGGGATCGTCGGCCCTGACGGCCGGGTTGCCAACGACGTCACCGTCGAGATGCTCGTCCGCCAGGCCCTGTGTCACGCCGAGGCGGGGGCGGACATCATCGCGCCGTCGGACATGATGGACGGACGGGTCGGGGCGATCCGGTCGGCGCTCGATGGGGACGGGCACACGACCACGGCGATCATGGCCTACACGGCCAAGTACGCCTCCGCGTTCTACGGACCGTTTCGCGGCGCGTTGGACAGCGCCCCCAAGGACGGTGACAAGACGGGCTACCAGATGGACCCCGGCAACAGCCGGGAGGCCCTGCGTGAGCTGGCACTGGACGTCTCGGAGGGGGCAGACGTCGTCATGGTGAAGCCGGCCGGGCCGTACCTCGACGTGCTGGCACGGGTTGCGGCGGCATCGGTCCTGCCGGTGGCTGCCTACCAGGTGTCCGGGGAGTACCTGATGCTGAAGGCCGCGAGCGCGGCCGGGTGGTTGGAGGAGGAAGCCGTGGTGCTCGAGAGCGTGACCGGCATCAAGCGTGCCGGGGCGGACATCATCCTCAGCTACTTCGCGGCCGATGTCGCGGCCTGGCTGGCGTGACGACCTACGCCCGCCACAGCCAACCGGCCCTCTGCGGCGGCGTGTAGCGGTAGACGGGACGTCCGAGGACCAGGTGCGGCGGAACGGCCCCGAACGTGCGGCTGTCCGTGCTGTGGTCCGGGTTGTCGCCCACGACCTCCACGCTGCGGTCGGCGCGGACCACGCCGGCCCGCTTGATCATGATCCGTGATTCCTCGCGAGGATCGCGGACCGCGACCAGGCTCCCGGTCCGGGGAGGGAGCGGCACCACCAGCAGGTGATCGCCCGGGTGCAGCGTGGGCAGCATGCTGAGCCCCTCGACCGCCACCCGCCGGGGGCGGTGCCAGAGCGCACCTCGCAGCCCCGACCGGAGGCGCCTGTGATGGTTAGGACCGCGCACGTCGGGAACGGTACCGGCAGCCAGCATCACCAAGTCTTGAGCCATAAGGA
This Euzebya tangerina DNA region includes the following protein-coding sequences:
- the leuA gene encoding 2-isopropylmalate synthase, which translates into the protein MKNTQQPSGMPIGRYVPFHDQITVDVPDRTWPSKRIETAPRWCAVDLRDGNQALIDPMSPERKRRMFDLLVRMGYKEIEVGFPAASQTDFDFVRDLIADDAIPDDVTIQVLTQCRDELIERTFDAIEGADRAIVHFYNSTSTLQRRVVFGTDMDGITDIALNGARLVKKLAERSDADISFEYSPESYTGTELEFAARISNAVLAVMEPSQDHKMIINLPATVEMATPNVYADSIEWMNANLAQRDSVILSLHPHNDRGTAVAAAELGYLAGADRIEGCLFGNGERTGNVCLVTLGLNLFSQGIDPQIDFSDIDEIRRTVEYCNQLGVHERHPYGGDLVYTAFSGSHQDAIKKGFEHMDIDAAADGVSVADATWAVPYLPIDPKDVGRTYEAVIRVNSQSGKGGVAYVMRNEYSFDLPRRLQIEFSGVIQAHTDAHGGEVTPATMMQIFTDEYLPTDPGEEGSWGRYRVNGYTQESSSDAGDKLAVHLFEDGEKILVEGEGNGPINAFVTALQGRGVDLRVLDYTEHALSAGGDASAAAYVECQFGDDIMWGVGVDPNIVRASLKAIISAVNRSQRRSSD
- a CDS encoding copper chaperone PCu(A)C translates to MRTRMTAAVLLSLALLVSACGGDADGDVALGEAFSFTPAIDTTAAYFDITNNSEDDDVLLSADADGFEDVQLHDTVVADGSASMVEQEDGIPIPAGETVTLEPGGLHVMLIGAENDLAAGDEVTISLEFENAGAVELTSTVRDRTEEDPQPMEMDMEGEMDMEEGSMDGESMDEDGEG
- a CDS encoding SCO family protein; protein product: MKPTSRGLTLLAALVLALTAACGSDSGDDAAGDSTPPATPVTEALTATVDEETLADHSGHETNSTAASQIAGRQLQQNLIPDPDASGWQGAVLPEPVPKPDFTLTDTDGDAFDFRADTADADVTFLYFGYTTCPDICPLHMASIATALRSAPADVADEVEVVFVSVDPSNDEPLLRQYLDSFDPSFTGLIGSAEEVNRIMADIGLIPSAIADSSGYPPSHPVNIIAFTGDESRLAYPTSVPGSLIAEDLTQIATEGPPA
- the lgt gene encoding prolipoprotein diacylglyceryl transferase, giving the protein MFAQIPVPPIQGFDLGFTEVRIYGVLIAVAVLVAATWTRKRYESYGGSGELADRVTVWAVVIAFIGSRSAYVSARIGRFIDDPLAVFQIWEGGLALYGGLTFGLIALYVLLRRWGGNFPAFMDGLAPALPLAQAIGRWGNYFNQELYGTPTDLPWGVVIEDPIRGEAPLTTFHPTFLYESIANLILMAVILRVEKTGRLKRGSLIMVYAIGYGVIRFALELIRTDTEFRLLGLSRNGLFSLVFIAGGVLMLRWWNSKGQVSDVGLRRRKPTAKAAADEGAEPSEASAVLVSVTEGSAVPDTEHEDSGDAEQSEPTEDDSDER
- a CDS encoding copper resistance CopC family protein, with the translated sequence MTHPARRLLAWLTLSLSLAVLVVLPTPAGAHTELESSVPEDGAAVADPPSELVLTFTTAVADAEAAQVSVTDPAGDDLVAADPVISEDLTRVTVPLNQAVLPGDHTVEWAVVAEDDHLISGTLTFTLAPPEEVLTPLPPTDGPVVEPAQEATEPVTEEPADAVSPPEPTPQPETTAGDEPEPTPRDDASAQPTELATDLTASDEGSPLVGIVLGGLALLGVAAVLVLRVRNSGPLGDGDQDS
- a CDS encoding MBL fold metallo-hydrolase yields the protein MAGDLRIDHTITSGYFNLDGETFDVDNNVWVVGDDDECVVIDAPHDVEAILELVGDRTLTAVVCTHAHDDHVKVAPQLADQTGATIMLHPDDRVVWELTHPWREANAELSDGQTIRVGDGHLRVIHTPGHAPGAVCLYLDTQGVLFSGDTLFNGGPGATGRSFSDFDTILESIREKLFELPDDTRVLTGHGDETTIGAERPAYDEWVARGH
- a CDS encoding S-(hydroxymethyl)mycothiol dehydrogenase; translation: MHTVQGVIARSAGEPVTLETILVPDPGAGEALVQVQACGVCHTDLHYREGGINDEFPFLLGHEAAGVVEAVGEGVTDVAAGDFVVLNWRAVCQQCRACKRGDTYLCFDTHNAEQPMTLEDGTELSPALGIGAFAEKTLVAAGQCTKVDPAADPAAAGLLGCGVMAGFGAAVNTGGITRGQSIAVIGCGGVGDGAIAGAALVGASPIIAVDTDSRKLEWATEMGATHTVDASQADTVEAIKALTGGFGADVVVEAVGNPATYEQAFKARDLAGTVVLVGVPTPDMTLEMPLIDFFSHGGALKSSWYGDCLPERDFPMLVDLYLQGRFPLEKFVSERIGIDGVEGAFAKMHDGDVLRSVVVL
- the hemB gene encoding porphobilinogen synthase, which produces MPQLDLTSRPRRNRHSEAMRRLVRETTLTPDDFLMPVFVHEDAEDTPLQSMPGVTRWSVPGLVAEAGRVAELGIRGVVLFPKIEDSLKTADGVECANPDGLVPRAIAAIKDAHPELLVVTDVALDPYSSDGQDGIVGPDGRVANDVTVEMLVRQALCHAEAGADIIAPSDMMDGRVGAIRSALDGDGHTTTAIMAYTAKYASAFYGPFRGALDSAPKDGDKTGYQMDPGNSREALRELALDVSEGADVVMVKPAGPYLDVLARVAAASVLPVAAYQVSGEYLMLKAASAAGWLEEEAVVLESVTGIKRAGADIILSYFAADVAAWLA
- a CDS encoding S26 family signal peptidase; the protein is MAQDLVMLAAGTVPDVRGPNHHRRLRSGLRGALWHRPRRVAVEGLSMLPTLHPGDHLLVVPLPPRTGSLVAVRDPREESRIMIKRAGVVRADRSVEVVGDNPDHSTDSRTFGAVPPHLVLGRPVYRYTPPQRAGWLWRA